Genomic window (Leptolyngbya sp. 'hensonii'):
CCAAGCCCCTACCCCTTACCCCCGCTGAGGAGAAAGTCTTCTGGGAAGTGATCCAGGGCTATACCAATAAGCAAATTGGAGACCATCTGTTTGTCAGCCCTCGAACAGTGCAAACTCATCTCAGCAACATCTTGAATAAGTTAAAGCTAGAGAACCGTTCCCAGCTCGTTCGCTATGCATTCGAGCATGGCTACAAATTGTCGGCAACCGAGGAAACCTCCTGATTGCCAGACGGAATTTCCTCCCTGGGGGCATACCCCCAGGGGCCCTTCTCTTTACCAGAGAAGGCCATCGAGGCAAAATCGAGACTCTGAACATGGAGCTAAGACTTCGGCCTGCCCCAGGCATAATGGTTTGTTGCCAGACTTCAGTCGATTAGGATAGAAAATCCTCTAGAATTCCTGTAGCGCCCGAACTGTACTCCAACCTGGGGTACATTGATAAATTGCTGCGATTTGACATGAGTTCTTTTGCGACCGATCCGTCTAACACCCATCCAAATGCCCCACAGGCTAACCTTTCCCAGAACCCAGTTCCGCTTCTGAGCAATCGCGGTATTGACTACTGTCCTCTGAAAGAGCTCCTCGCTCAGCAAGACTTTCAGGCTGCCGATCGGCTGACTTTGCAGAAACTATGCGAACTAGCCGGACCAGGGGC
Coding sequences:
- a CDS encoding response regulator transcription factor; the protein is KPLPLTPAEEKVFWEVIQGYTNKQIGDHLFVSPRTVQTHLSNILNKLKLENRSQLVRYAFEHGYKLSATEETS